A window from Sinanaerobacter sp. ZZT-01 encodes these proteins:
- a CDS encoding transketolase family protein, with translation MAEKMATRQAYGEALTELGEKNPNIVVLDADLSKSTMTVNFSKTFPERFFNMGIAEQNMYGVAAGLALSGKIPFASTFAMFAAGRAFEIIRNSIGYPKANVKICATHAGLTVGEDGASHQAIEDIALMRAIPGMTVLNPADGVSAKKLLAEAAELEGPVYVRLGRAAVPMLYKDGAQIEIGKGSCLKEGNDYTIIATGIMVNEAMNAAEMLEKEGIHVRVIDMHTIKPIDQEIIIKAAKETKGIVTAEEHSIIGGLGSAVAEVVSQNAPAKMKLIGVMDTFGESGKPAELMEKYGLTAKHIYEAVKSL, from the coding sequence ATGGCAGAAAAAATGGCGACAAGACAAGCGTATGGTGAGGCTTTAACAGAATTGGGAGAAAAGAATCCTAACATTGTTGTTTTGGATGCGGACTTATCAAAATCCACAATGACAGTAAATTTTTCAAAGACATTCCCTGAACGCTTTTTCAATATGGGAATTGCAGAACAGAATATGTATGGTGTAGCAGCTGGACTGGCACTTTCCGGTAAGATTCCGTTTGCAAGCACCTTTGCGATGTTTGCGGCAGGAAGAGCATTTGAAATCATTCGAAATTCAATTGGTTATCCAAAAGCAAATGTAAAAATTTGTGCAACACATGCCGGTCTGACCGTTGGGGAAGATGGAGCGAGTCATCAAGCGATTGAAGATATTGCACTGATGCGTGCGATACCGGGAATGACAGTTCTTAATCCGGCAGACGGCGTCTCTGCAAAAAAACTTTTAGCAGAGGCGGCAGAGTTAGAAGGACCTGTTTATGTACGGCTTGGACGTGCAGCAGTTCCAATGCTTTACAAAGATGGAGCACAAATTGAAATCGGAAAAGGCAGCTGTCTCAAAGAAGGAAATGACTATACTATCATCGCAACCGGAATCATGGTAAATGAAGCCATGAATGCAGCTGAAATGCTAGAGAAAGAAGGCATTCATGTGCGTGTCATCGATATGCATACGATAAAGCCAATTGATCAGGAGATCATTATAAAAGCAGCCAAGGAGACAAAAGGGATTGTTACAGCAGAAGAGCATTCCATTATCGGCGGGCTTGGTTCTGCGGTAGCAGAAGTAGTTTCACAAAATGCACCGGCTAAAATGAAATTAATCGGTGTTATGGATACGTTCGGAGAGTCGGGAAAACCTGCGGAATTGATGGAAAAATATGGACTGACTGCAAAGCATATCTATGAAGCAGTAAAGAGCTTATAA
- a CDS encoding murein hydrolase activator EnvC family protein, whose product MKKSRFVSYTLIAVLVCSIWTLHLGYAVTDSEKLNNVNSQINQTQKQLNEGKKKVNALNTEITNLENKINAAETEIANLQGDIGKTKQTILETQNTLNQLKSEMDEQNTNMNSRLRAMYKNGDVDILGILLGSSDISEFMTNMDMVQKIYDNDIQVLESMEQRYEKIDLQQKRLVALNEQLLSQQTVAQDKQDALEANRGAVVEKKAEVLKDNKALTAQIDTLNAEADALVSKIRALQDDSAVYAGGVLAWPVPGHTRITSPFGYRLHPVLKVNKLHTGIDISAGTGTKVIAAADGKVIMSGWNNSYGNVVMIDHGSGIVTVYAHNSKLLVSVGTAVTRGQQIASSGSTGMSTGPHVHFEVRLNGAYKNPKDYL is encoded by the coding sequence ATGAAAAAAAGTAGATTTGTTTCTTACACATTAATTGCTGTTTTAGTTTGTTCTATTTGGACATTGCATCTAGGCTATGCTGTGACTGACAGTGAAAAATTAAATAATGTCAACAGCCAAATCAACCAGACGCAGAAACAGTTAAATGAAGGAAAGAAAAAAGTCAATGCATTGAATACGGAAATTACAAACTTAGAAAATAAAATCAATGCGGCCGAAACTGAAATTGCAAACCTTCAAGGGGACATTGGGAAAACAAAACAAACGATTTTGGAAACGCAAAACACACTCAATCAGCTGAAGTCTGAAATGGATGAACAAAATACCAATATGAATTCGAGACTGCGTGCGATGTACAAGAACGGAGATGTTGATATTCTCGGAATTCTGCTTGGATCGTCAGATATCTCTGAATTCATGACCAATATGGATATGGTTCAAAAAATATATGATAATGATATACAGGTTCTAGAGTCAATGGAGCAAAGATATGAAAAAATTGACTTACAGCAAAAGCGGTTAGTCGCTTTAAATGAACAGCTGTTATCTCAGCAAACTGTTGCACAGGACAAGCAGGATGCATTGGAAGCAAATCGTGGTGCGGTGGTTGAAAAGAAAGCAGAAGTATTAAAAGATAATAAAGCCTTGACTGCTCAAATTGATACTTTAAATGCAGAAGCAGATGCTTTGGTTTCTAAGATTCGGGCTTTGCAGGATGACAGTGCTGTCTATGCTGGCGGCGTCTTGGCATGGCCGGTTCCTGGACATACCCGTATTACTTCGCCATTCGGTTATCGTTTACATCCGGTTTTAAAAGTAAATAAATTACATACAGGAATTGACATTTCTGCTGGGACAGGCACAAAGGTAATTGCTGCTGCGGATGGGAAAGTTATTATGTCCGGTTGGAATAACAGTTACGGAAATGTTGTCATGATTGATCATGGGAGTGGCATTGTAACGGTGTATGCACATAACAGCAAGCTATTAGTCAGCGTTGGAACTGCGGTTACGCGGGGACAGCAAATTGCAAGTTCTGGTTCAACGGGGATGTCAACTGGACCGCACGTGCATTTTGAAGTTCGTTTAAATGGTGCATATAAAAACCCGAAAGATTATTTATAG
- the ftsX gene encoding permease-like cell division protein FtsX, whose product MFKTIGYAIKQASIQVFRNRTMTVASMFSITAMLLILGLFFILVVNVNLASENAKKQFDTIQLYLLDTTDETATQGMIDSLQSMPEVEEAVYVDKEMAMQEFRKSWGDKAYLLDGLNTNPLPNSIRITVTNLEDADLVVEVSKSFQGVEDIKYYQTEVNQVLQITDFIQVGALVIIVFLVFVSIIVVSNTVKLTVLAREREISIMKYMGATNWFIRGPFLAEGMLIGCLSALISSGLIAFIYYKICELFSVKALALLSTSFVPLSFLIWNLVWIFIALGVCIGAFGSIVSMRRFLDT is encoded by the coding sequence ATGTTTAAAACAATAGGTTATGCCATAAAACAGGCATCAATACAGGTTTTTAGAAACCGAACAATGACAGTTGCATCCATGTTTTCAATTACTGCGATGCTATTGATCTTGGGACTTTTTTTTATTTTGGTCGTAAATGTAAATTTGGCTAGTGAAAATGCAAAAAAACAATTTGATACAATTCAGCTTTACCTTTTAGACACAACAGACGAGACTGCTACTCAGGGGATGATAGATAGTCTTCAAAGCATGCCGGAGGTAGAGGAAGCCGTCTATGTTGATAAAGAAATGGCAATGCAGGAGTTTCGAAAGAGTTGGGGAGATAAAGCTTATTTGTTGGATGGCTTGAACACGAATCCACTTCCGAATTCCATTCGTATTACAGTGACAAACCTAGAAGACGCTGATTTAGTGGTTGAAGTATCAAAATCCTTTCAAGGAGTGGAGGATATAAAATATTATCAGACCGAAGTGAATCAAGTGTTGCAGATTACTGATTTTATTCAGGTAGGAGCACTCGTTATTATTGTATTTTTGGTCTTTGTTTCCATAATTGTCGTTTCGAATACGGTTAAGCTGACGGTACTGGCAAGAGAACGGGAAATCAGTATTATGAAATACATGGGAGCGACCAATTGGTTTATTCGAGGTCCTTTTTTGGCGGAGGGGATGTTGATTGGATGCTTATCTGCACTTATCTCTTCAGGTTTAATCGCATTTATTTATTATAAAATTTGTGAATTATTTTCGGTAAAGGCACTCGCATTACTTTCAACCAGTTTTGTTCCACTCAGCTTTTTAATATGGAATTTGGTTTGGATATTTATTGCATTAGGAGTTTGCATCGGGGCATTTGGAAGCATTGTTTCAATGAGAAGGTTCTTGGATACATAG
- the ftsE gene encoding cell division ATP-binding protein FtsE, translated as MIVYQNVTKYYGNNIGIENVNIRINKGDFVFLVGPSGAGKSTFIKLLLKELDADSGSIKMNDMEITSLPNRFIPKLRRSTGIVFQDFRLLPKKTVFENVAFAMEIIHMSSRTIRRQVPQVLSLVGISSKADKYPHELSAGEQQRVAIARSIVNNPAVLIADEPTGNLDPDTAWEIMRLLDKINRRGTTILMVTHAKDIVDRMGKRVVAIERGRIVRDDAEGAYAINV; from the coding sequence ATGATAGTATACCAAAATGTCACCAAGTATTATGGAAATAACATCGGAATTGAAAATGTTAATATCCGCATTAACAAAGGTGATTTTGTATTTTTAGTCGGACCTAGCGGAGCTGGCAAGTCGACTTTTATTAAATTGCTTTTAAAAGAATTGGATGCAGACAGCGGTTCCATTAAGATGAATGATATGGAAATTACTTCTCTGCCAAATCGCTTTATTCCTAAACTCCGCCGCAGTACCGGAATCGTATTTCAGGATTTTCGTTTATTACCTAAAAAAACAGTTTTTGAGAATGTGGCGTTCGCCATGGAAATTATACATATGAGTTCGCGTACGATTCGCAGACAAGTTCCACAGGTTTTAAGCCTAGTTGGTATTAGTTCAAAAGCGGACAAGTATCCACATGAGCTTTCGGCGGGAGAACAGCAGAGAGTTGCGATTGCACGTTCGATTGTTAATAATCCTGCCGTGTTAATTGCAGATGAGCCAACCGGTAATTTAGATCCGGATACAGCTTGGGAAATTATGCGGCTTTTAGATAAAATTAACCGCAGAGGTACAACAATTCTTATGGTAACGCATGCAAAGGACATTGTAGACCGTATGGGAAAACGCGTTGTGGCAATCGAAAGAGGACGAATTGTCAGAGATGACGCAGAAGGAGCGTATGCCATAAATGTTTAA
- a CDS encoding 5-formyltetrahydrofolate cyclo-ligase, with product MRQSATKTVLRKQMLQKRRALDKDFIKKSEESFLEIINHFSFYQDAKTIMFYMDFQNEAPTRALLKNALLKNKNIVLPLTDKNFKIIPYKLGGEEILITSALGISEPDPLTCSVADPKEIDVVLIPGVVFDRMGNRIGFGKGCYDAFLPQLRSDALKVGFSYDFQLLKRIPFEPRDIPMDFILTEKRIFKTIRS from the coding sequence ATGAGACAATCAGCTACAAAAACAGTGCTTAGAAAACAAATGCTTCAAAAGAGAAGAGCATTGGATAAAGATTTTATAAAAAAAAGTGAAGAAAGCTTTCTTGAGATCATAAATCATTTTTCATTTTATCAAGATGCCAAAACGATCATGTTTTATATGGATTTTCAAAACGAAGCACCCACGCGAGCACTTTTAAAGAATGCACTATTAAAAAATAAAAATATAGTTTTACCCCTTACCGATAAGAACTTCAAAATCATTCCATATAAACTGGGCGGAGAGGAAATCTTAATTACTTCTGCCTTAGGAATCTCCGAACCAGACCCTCTTACCTGCTCCGTTGCAGATCCAAAAGAAATTGATGTTGTTTTGATTCCCGGCGTTGTCTTTGATCGTATGGGTAACCGCATTGGTTTTGGCAAGGGCTGCTATGATGCCTTTCTTCCGCAGCTTCGTTCTGATGCCTTAAAAGTAGGTTTTTCTTATGATTTTCAATTATTAAAAAGGATTCCATTTGAACCCAGGGATATTCCGATGGATTTCATCTTGACGGAAAAGAGAATTTTTAAAACGATTCGCTCCTAA
- the recJ gene encoding single-stranded-DNA-specific exonuclease RecJ, with protein MKKKWIYPNKLREEITEEHQKSSVLLRLLRKRGFQDEKEQEEFLSLKPQKTYDPFLLKNMEEAVQSILNALDTNQSICIYGDYDADGVTSCSLLLEILGKLTANLFYYIPSRFEEGYGFHKTAVDKIKALGADMIITVDCGSTSLEEVEYAKQQGLSIIVTDHHTIVNDMVPNCIFINPKQKDCTYPFSGLSGCGVAFKLAQAIQHTLEDRKDARSTLLNKKALNDVLDLVAISTIGDIVPLVDENRTLVKYGLKRIQKGSRCGLLELIDAIGISKKNIKSEQIAYSIVPHLNAAGRMYSAKIGVELLIHSGDNKEDILKRKTAVETLVKNNQERKQIQEETFVNCMQLAEKINDTDLFLLIASDNAHEGIAGIVAGKLKDYFSKPTALVTLCEDGIHYKGTGRSVEGVDLYELLHTQNPCFERFGGHAGACGFLLKKDNIEKLRSGLNEHMEDLTKENPTLLVPTLRIDEKLESEELTKTFIQQLDCFEPYGHCNEKPLFLIENLIIKEIRYMGSNMEHVRFKAVSLTGSNHDYIIFSKASEYKEKLKIRTSVDVVGYPSINHFRGTANVQFIVRDMK; from the coding sequence ATGAAAAAAAAGTGGATTTATCCAAACAAACTGAGAGAGGAAATTACCGAAGAACATCAGAAATCTTCGGTTCTTTTGCGTTTGCTCCGGAAAAGAGGCTTTCAAGATGAAAAGGAACAGGAAGAATTTTTATCATTAAAACCTCAAAAGACATATGATCCTTTTTTACTAAAAAATATGGAAGAGGCGGTTCAAAGTATATTAAATGCTTTAGATACGAACCAAAGCATTTGTATTTATGGTGATTATGATGCGGATGGAGTAACGTCTTGTAGTTTGCTTTTAGAAATACTGGGAAAACTTACTGCGAACCTTTTTTATTATATCCCCTCACGATTTGAAGAAGGATATGGTTTTCATAAGACTGCGGTTGATAAGATTAAAGCACTTGGGGCGGATATGATTATTACTGTGGATTGCGGAAGTACATCATTAGAAGAGGTAGAGTATGCAAAGCAACAGGGGCTTTCTATCATTGTTACAGATCATCATACCATTGTAAATGATATGGTTCCAAACTGTATTTTCATTAATCCAAAGCAAAAAGATTGTACATATCCGTTTTCCGGACTTTCAGGATGTGGTGTAGCTTTTAAACTGGCACAGGCGATTCAGCACACGTTAGAAGACAGAAAGGATGCAAGATCTACTTTATTAAATAAAAAGGCTTTAAATGATGTATTGGATCTGGTTGCAATATCAACGATTGGAGATATTGTCCCGCTTGTGGATGAAAACCGTACACTTGTAAAATATGGGTTAAAGCGGATACAAAAAGGCAGCCGATGCGGGCTTTTAGAATTAATTGATGCAATTGGTATTTCAAAAAAAAATATAAAATCAGAACAGATTGCATATAGTATAGTGCCGCACTTAAATGCTGCAGGTAGAATGTATTCTGCAAAAATTGGTGTTGAACTCTTAATTCATTCTGGAGATAATAAAGAAGATATCTTGAAACGTAAGACGGCTGTGGAAACTTTGGTTAAAAATAACCAGGAAAGGAAGCAGATTCAAGAAGAAACTTTTGTAAATTGTATGCAGCTTGCAGAAAAAATAAATGATACGGATTTATTTTTGTTAATCGCATCGGATAATGCACATGAAGGGATCGCAGGAATTGTTGCAGGTAAGCTGAAGGATTATTTTTCAAAACCAACTGCACTTGTGACCCTTTGTGAGGATGGAATTCATTATAAAGGTACGGGAAGAAGTGTGGAAGGGGTTGACCTTTATGAGCTGCTTCATACTCAAAATCCTTGTTTTGAGCGATTCGGCGGTCATGCCGGTGCTTGTGGATTTTTATTAAAAAAGGATAATATTGAAAAACTTAGAAGCGGATTAAATGAACATATGGAGGACCTAACAAAAGAAAATCCTACGCTCCTTGTGCCCACGCTTCGCATCGATGAAAAACTGGAATCTGAAGAACTGACGAAAACGTTTATTCAACAGCTGGACTGTTTTGAACCGTATGGGCATTGTAATGAGAAGCCACTTTTTTTAATTGAGAACCTGATTATAAAAGAAATTCGTTATATGGGAAGCAATATGGAGCATGTTCGTTTTAAAGCAGTGTCCCTAACCGGGAGCAATCACGATTATATTATATTTTCAAAGGCATCGGAGTATAAAGAAAAATTAAAAATCAGAACAAGTGTAGATGTCGTTGGCTATCCGTCTATAAACCATTTTCGTGGTACTGCAAATGTACAATTTATAGTTCGCGATATGAAGTGA
- a CDS encoding S41 family peptidase, with product MISSMQNEATKKMIVIKKRNLIFLLIVTLLIGGAASAWFYNQNLESSEGVTISKRDYAVYKKLEEKYAKLEELRGYIEENYYVPVDEDKLEEGIYKGLFYGTGDPYSAYLNKKEYDELLISTTGEYSGIGVSIVPDAKGYISVVAPMDDSPAANAGIKTGDKILKVDDKEYTADTIDAAVSAMRGAKGSKISVTILRDGEVKDLTMQRATIVTKTVKSEVMGDNIGYLRITGFEEKTADDFKKALRDMEVKGVKGLVIDLRDNPGGLVDISVNIADALLDSGTVTYTEDRKGEKVYYKSKEGKTSLPYVVLVNGGSASSSEILAAAIKDNHGGKLIGTKTFGKGIIQEINELQNGDAMKLTVMQYFSPNGDVIHEKGIEPDISIDLEESDFTDGVLTNDRQLQKALELLK from the coding sequence ATGATAAGTAGTATGCAAAATGAAGCAACAAAGAAAATGATAGTAATTAAAAAGCGAAATCTGATATTTTTATTGATTGTGACATTATTAATTGGGGGGGCTGCTTCCGCCTGGTTTTATAATCAAAATCTAGAATCATCTGAGGGTGTTACCATTTCAAAAAGAGATTATGCCGTATATAAAAAACTAGAAGAAAAATATGCAAAGCTTGAAGAACTAAGAGGCTATATAGAAGAAAACTATTACGTACCGGTGGATGAGGATAAATTAGAGGAAGGAATTTATAAAGGATTATTTTACGGAACCGGCGATCCTTATTCTGCTTATCTGAATAAAAAAGAATATGATGAACTTTTAATTTCAACGACTGGAGAATACTCTGGTATTGGCGTGAGCATTGTTCCGGATGCAAAAGGTTACATTAGCGTTGTCGCACCGATGGATGATAGTCCGGCAGCGAATGCAGGTATAAAAACCGGAGATAAAATATTAAAAGTGGATGATAAGGAATATACTGCGGATACGATCGATGCTGCTGTCTCTGCAATGAGAGGTGCAAAAGGGAGTAAAATATCTGTCACTATTTTAAGAGACGGAGAAGTAAAAGACCTTACAATGCAGCGTGCAACAATTGTAACAAAAACCGTAAAATCAGAAGTGATGGGTGATAATATCGGCTATCTGCGAATTACCGGTTTTGAAGAAAAAACTGCAGACGATTTTAAAAAAGCGTTGCGGGATATGGAAGTAAAAGGTGTGAAAGGATTAGTTATTGATCTACGTGATAATCCTGGAGGACTTGTAGATATCAGCGTAAATATTGCTGATGCATTATTAGATTCGGGAACGGTTACTTATACAGAAGATCGTAAAGGAGAGAAAGTATATTATAAGTCAAAAGAAGGAAAAACCAGCTTGCCTTATGTAGTTTTAGTAAATGGCGGTTCTGCAAGCTCTTCCGAGATTTTAGCAGCAGCAATCAAAGACAATCATGGCGGGAAATTAATTGGTACTAAAACCTTTGGAAAAGGGATTATACAAGAGATTAATGAGCTTCAAAACGGAGATGCTATGAAATTGACTGTGATGCAGTATTTCTCACCAAATGGAGATGTAATACATGAAAAGGGAATTGAACCGGATATCAGTATTGATTTGGAAGAAAGTGACTTCACAGATGGCGTTTTAACAAATGATAGGCAATTACAAAAAGCACTGGAGTTGTTAAAATAA
- a CDS encoding protease complex subunit PrcB family protein, with translation MGKIGILQKIKMPKKNTAIKWMILILLIIVVVVAAMYMFKGEENVEFKILSEKEIPAQITSQVIPEYRQLERALACVVDDKVYVLASRGEKPTSGYELQIEKMKLSDKNGTNVLTVYTQFKDPQPGTALTQALTYPIQVAETGLSALPDQIELKVQYVE, from the coding sequence GTGGGGAAGATTGGTATCTTACAAAAAATAAAAATGCCGAAAAAAAATACGGCAATAAAATGGATGATTCTTATTTTGTTGATCATTGTCGTGGTTGTCGCGGCTATGTACATGTTTAAGGGTGAGGAAAACGTGGAATTTAAAATTTTAAGTGAGAAAGAAATCCCAGCGCAAATAACCAGTCAGGTGATACCGGAATACCGTCAACTAGAGAGGGCGTTGGCTTGCGTAGTAGACGATAAAGTTTATGTTCTAGCTTCCCGCGGTGAGAAACCGACCTCTGGTTATGAGCTTCAGATTGAAAAGATGAAATTGTCCGATAAAAACGGAACAAATGTTTTAACCGTGTACACGCAGTTTAAAGATCCGCAGCCCGGAACAGCTTTGACCCAGGCATTGACTTATCCAATCCAAGTTGCAGAGACTGGCCTTTCGGCATTACCGGATCAAATTGAGTTAAAAGTACAATACGTGGAATAA
- a CDS encoding YerC/YecD family TrpR-related protein, which produces MTYHSKLKGKETDDLFRAILALKTEEECYRFFEDLCTIKELQSIAQRLQVAKLLREKKTYNEIEEITKASTATISRINKCLLYGADGYKTILTRLEDESQ; this is translated from the coding sequence ATGACTTACCATTCAAAGCTTAAGGGTAAAGAAACAGACGATTTATTTCGAGCGATCTTAGCATTAAAGACGGAAGAAGAATGTTATCGTTTTTTTGAAGACCTGTGTACGATAAAGGAACTGCAATCCATTGCGCAAAGACTACAGGTCGCAAAGCTCCTTCGTGAGAAAAAGACATACAATGAAATCGAAGAAATTACAAAGGCCAGTACGGCAACCATAAGCCGCATCAATAAATGCCTACTGTATGGTGCCGACGGCTATAAAACTATTTTAACAAGACTTGAGGATGAATCACAATGA
- a CDS encoding cation-translocating P-type ATPase — protein sequence MFVKQKKEDVLQSFNVNVGTGLSQKEAEKRLKENGPNSFEEKKGRTKLQLFISQLRDPMIYILMGAVVISVALREFSDAAIIVAVILLNAVIGMIQEDKAEKSLEALKQMSSPMALVRRDGKTLEIPAKELVTGDIVLLEAGRIVPADLRLLSSINLKIEESALTGESVPAEKDASFLSEADLPLGDRVNMAYLSTNVSYGRGEGIVVYTGMQTEIGKIAKMISESKEEMTPLQVRLADLGKLLGIIAVVLCMVLLGVAVFQGRDIAEMLLTAISLAVAAIPEGLPAVVTIVLALGVQRMVKVNTIVRKLPAVETLGSVSVVCSDKTGTLTQNKMTVTQVYLNEKLLSEKELDYKRDSIFVDGFILCTDASISGENRIGDPTELALLDMGVPFSVEKEVLDKKFPRINEQPFDSNRKMMTTVHKNQEGEIIAYTKGAMDQILKHCTQILMNGTTRKITDEDIKSIHAASKTMSLDALRVLALAIKKGETSAEESNLTFIGLVGMIDPPRPEAKEAVEIFKEASVTTVMITGDHKDTAYAIARELGIAESPEQCIAGEELNEMTQEELNQAVLHLRVFARVSPENKVMIVNAFRSHGNIVSMTGDGVNDAPSLKAADIGVAMGITGTDVAKGAADMVLTDDNFATIEKAIHEGRNIYNNIKKSVLFLLSSNFGEIITMFTAIVAGLLSPLKAIHILWVNLITDSLPGLALGVDSGDEDVMREAPRKPKENLFAHGGLALTIFYGIVIGCLTLSAFLFIPLERLILNGTSITYIAIKETLAAPLIYVKCQTYAFTVLAISQLFHAVGMRNVKKSVFRINHLSNRMMIIAFIVGFALQIAVTEIPLLTNLFGTVELSFREWCILTGLATVPLWFHELFVLIGVMRKNK from the coding sequence ATGTTTGTAAAACAGAAAAAAGAAGATGTATTGCAGAGTTTTAATGTGAATGTCGGAACAGGACTTTCCCAAAAAGAAGCAGAAAAAAGATTAAAGGAAAATGGACCGAATTCATTTGAAGAGAAAAAAGGAAGAACCAAGCTGCAGTTATTTATATCGCAACTAAGAGATCCTATGATATATATACTTATGGGTGCGGTCGTCATTTCCGTCGCTTTGAGAGAGTTTAGTGATGCAGCGATCATTGTAGCAGTTATTCTACTCAATGCGGTAATCGGTATGATTCAAGAAGATAAGGCGGAAAAGTCACTTGAAGCTTTAAAACAGATGTCCAGTCCGATGGCATTGGTAAGAAGGGATGGTAAAACCTTAGAAATTCCTGCAAAAGAACTGGTCACAGGGGATATTGTTTTATTAGAGGCTGGGCGCATTGTTCCGGCGGATTTACGTCTGTTAAGCAGCATTAATTTAAAAATTGAAGAATCTGCCCTGACCGGTGAGTCCGTTCCAGCTGAGAAAGATGCTTCTTTTTTAAGTGAGGCAGATCTTCCTCTAGGTGATCGTGTAAATATGGCGTATTTATCGACGAATGTATCTTATGGACGAGGCGAAGGTATCGTTGTATACACAGGAATGCAGACTGAAATCGGTAAAATTGCAAAGATGATCAGTGAATCGAAAGAAGAGATGACACCTTTGCAGGTTCGTTTGGCGGATTTGGGAAAGCTGCTGGGAATCATCGCAGTTGTACTTTGTATGGTCTTATTAGGCGTCGCTGTTTTTCAGGGACGTGATATTGCAGAAATGCTTTTAACAGCAATTTCTTTAGCAGTTGCAGCAATTCCGGAAGGTCTTCCGGCAGTCGTAACGATTGTTTTAGCTTTGGGCGTACAGCGTATGGTTAAGGTGAATACCATCGTCCGAAAGCTTCCCGCTGTAGAAACTTTAGGCTCGGTAAGTGTCGTATGTTCCGATAAAACAGGGACTTTGACTCAAAATAAAATGACGGTAACACAGGTTTACTTAAATGAGAAACTCTTATCAGAAAAAGAGCTGGATTATAAAAGAGATAGCATTTTTGTAGATGGTTTTATTCTTTGCACAGATGCCTCGATTTCTGGAGAAAATCGTATTGGTGATCCGACTGAATTGGCACTTTTAGACATGGGTGTTCCATTTTCTGTTGAGAAAGAAGTGCTGGATAAGAAGTTTCCACGTATCAATGAACAACCATTTGATTCAAATCGAAAAATGATGACAACGGTGCATAAAAATCAAGAAGGAGAGATTATTGCATATACAAAAGGTGCAATGGATCAAATCTTAAAGCACTGCACGCAGATTTTAATGAATGGAACAACACGTAAAATTACAGATGAAGATATAAAATCCATCCATGCTGCATCAAAAACGATGTCCCTTGACGCATTACGTGTGCTGGCACTGGCAATAAAAAAAGGGGAAACTTCTGCAGAAGAAAGTAATTTAACTTTTATTGGACTAGTTGGAATGATTGATCCTCCCCGACCGGAAGCAAAGGAAGCGGTAGAAATTTTTAAGGAAGCATCGGTAACTACGGTGATGATTACAGGAGATCATAAAGATACTGCATACGCCATCGCGAGAGAACTTGGAATTGCAGAAAGTCCGGAGCAATGCATTGCAGGAGAGGAACTGAATGAGATGACGCAAGAAGAGCTAAATCAGGCAGTGCTGCATTTAAGAGTATTTGCACGTGTGTCACCTGAAAATAAAGTAATGATTGTAAATGCATTTCGTTCCCATGGAAATATTGTATCGATGACGGGAGATGGCGTCAATGATGCACCTTCTTTGAAAGCTGCCGACATTGGTGTGGCTATGGGAATTACAGGAACTGATGTTGCAAAAGGTGCGGCAGATATGGTATTGACTGATGACAATTTTGCAACCATTGAAAAAGCAATCCATGAAGGCAGAAACATTTACAATAATATTAAAAAATCCGTATTGTTTTTGCTCTCTTCAAACTTTGGGGAAATTATTACGATGTTCACTGCGATTGTAGCAGGATTACTGTCACCACTTAAAGCAATTCATATATTGTGGGTCAATTTAATTACCGATTCTCTTCCGGGATTGGCACTTGGTGTAGACAGCGGCGATGAAGATGTGATGAGGGAAGCACCTAGAAAACCAAAGGAAAATTTGTTCGCTCATGGCGGATTGGCACTCACTATTTTCTACGGGATTGTCATTGGATGTTTAACGCTAAGTGCATTTCTTTTTATACCGCTTGAACGTTTAATTTTAAATGGGACTTCTATCACTTACATTGCGATCAAAGAGACGCTTGCCGCCCCCCTGATCTATGTGAAATGTCAAACTTATGCTTTTACCGTTCTCGCAATATCACAGTTGTTTCATGCAGTGGGAATGCGTAATGTAAAAAAATCAGTGTTTCGAATCAACCATTTGTCCAACCGGATGATGATTATTGCATTTATTGTTGGTTTTGCTTTGCAAATTGCAGTAACGGAAATACCGCTTTTAACAAACTTATTTGGAACGGTGGAGCTTTCTTTTAGAGAATGGTGTATCTTAACTGGGCTTGCGACAGTGCCGCTCTGGTTCCATGAATTATTTGTATTGATTGGAGTTATGAGAAAAAATAAATAA